One region of Syntrophobacter fumaroxidans MPOB genomic DNA includes:
- a CDS encoding NADH-quinone oxidoreductase subunit N, whose amino-acid sequence MMKWVLFIPELYYLLMAVVFFACSLSRRLQSGVLYRWAVILAGGGLLATVLAVNQNGFIFFDCYRVDLYSQLFKILLALGTFWVIFSCSELQGIDSRYHAEFFLLTTVCTLGMMMLVSANELLTVYVSIELSSYSLYLLVPMRKQTEIYVETGIKYFMIGVTASAFMLFGISFIFGVAHTTYVPDLVKTLPSLIKEPAAIIGLVLTLCGFFFKQALFPFHSWAPDVYMGAANQVTTYIATASKMAAAAMVIRFVNLSGGESPLFTQVLVGLAVLSMTFGNLVAIIQKDLKRLLAYSSIAHAGYMMIGILTMSEHGVASAIYYSAAYLVMNFACFMVIMKVADDGRNLQIKELAGLHKRSPLLAMTLMLGLFGLAGIPPTVGFTGKFLVFAAALRKGYLILVIIGMINATISLYYYLIVIKAAYLLEPERPYPDVRVDTWTRALSYGLIVLMIYLGVFPDQFVALTEAAARSLP is encoded by the coding sequence ATGATGAAATGGGTCCTTTTTATACCTGAGCTGTATTACCTGTTGATGGCGGTGGTCTTCTTCGCCTGTTCGCTGAGCAGAAGGCTGCAGTCGGGCGTCCTTTACCGATGGGCGGTCATCCTGGCCGGCGGCGGCCTCCTGGCGACAGTCCTGGCGGTCAACCAGAACGGGTTCATCTTCTTCGATTGCTACAGGGTCGACCTTTACAGCCAGCTGTTCAAGATCCTGCTGGCACTGGGTACCTTCTGGGTGATCTTTTCCTGCAGCGAGCTTCAGGGGATCGACTCGCGCTACCACGCCGAATTCTTTCTGCTGACCACGGTATGCACGCTCGGCATGATGATGCTCGTCAGCGCCAACGAACTGCTCACGGTCTACGTCTCCATCGAACTCTCCTCCTACTCGCTCTACCTTCTTGTGCCCATGCGCAAACAGACGGAAATATACGTCGAGACGGGAATCAAGTATTTCATGATCGGCGTCACCGCGTCCGCCTTCATGCTGTTCGGCATCAGCTTCATCTTCGGCGTGGCGCATACCACCTACGTGCCCGACCTGGTGAAAACGCTTCCCTCCCTGATCAAGGAACCTGCCGCCATTATCGGGCTCGTTTTGACCCTGTGCGGTTTCTTCTTCAAACAGGCCCTCTTTCCGTTTCACAGTTGGGCGCCCGACGTCTACATGGGGGCTGCCAACCAGGTGACCACATACATCGCCACGGCTTCGAAAATGGCCGCCGCGGCCATGGTGATTCGATTCGTCAATCTGTCCGGGGGAGAGAGCCCCCTGTTCACGCAGGTCCTGGTGGGCCTGGCGGTGCTGTCGATGACTTTCGGGAATCTGGTGGCCATTATCCAGAAGGATTTGAAACGTCTCCTGGCCTACTCCAGCATTGCGCACGCCGGGTACATGATGATCGGCATTCTGACCATGAGCGAGCACGGCGTGGCGAGCGCGATTTACTACTCAGCAGCGTATCTGGTGATGAACTTCGCCTGCTTCATGGTGATCATGAAAGTGGCCGATGACGGACGGAACCTGCAGATCAAGGAACTGGCGGGACTGCACAAGCGTTCCCCCCTCCTCGCAATGACCCTGATGCTTGGCTTGTTCGGCCTTGCGGGCATCCCGCCCACGGTGGGCTTCACAGGAAAATTCCTGGTGTTTGCCGCCGCCCTCCGCAAAGGTTACCTGATTCTGGTCATTATCGGGATGATCAACGCCACCATTTCGTTGTATTATTATCTGATCGTGATCAAGGCCGCTTATCTTCTGGAACCGGAGCGGCCGTATCCGGATGTCCGGGTGGACACATGGACCCGAGCCCTGAGTTACGGGCTGATCGTCCTCATGATCTATCTGGGAGTGTTTCCCGACCAGTTCGTCGCTCTGACGGAGGCGGCGGCACGGAGTCTGCCCTAG
- a CDS encoding (2Fe-2S) ferredoxin domain-containing protein, giving the protein MEEIARRRVGVVVGGAKFGCRGNCRNGPFLGFPQRDFFYCKVNPRDIPGIVNETLINGRILFPLVSVNPERSYRPDIIYERDSGMLVGIDEHVCMVDVARCFADMEGASAAKSPAVAAVMVRIQEKVRRISGGIGTRADLEALRAILDELRLEVKADPTELGSGLLSAVSHFQDEFRQHVEQGGCPLGVCSKLTEEQVLAATAATQAEMAKKAKPEVPKAEKKGPAPAEESRPVEAPGGKREKVPAAAPAPEPSVPAAESATPAAAPVHGGPVAARVEAAVPVAAERPAEAEVPAVMPVTTAVEEHGAGPAEMPEAVPEAADTVSAAADLAHRECVLSEEMPEASAQAEAMGIETPPSCQVPPVEEAAAIPDVPRGEVEKQPLAPKKEKKKSGRKKKDASSKGKSSKKKK; this is encoded by the coding sequence ATGGAGGAAATTGCCCGACGCCGCGTCGGCGTCGTGGTGGGAGGTGCGAAATTCGGTTGCCGAGGGAACTGCAGGAATGGCCCGTTCCTCGGATTTCCTCAACGTGACTTCTTCTACTGCAAGGTGAATCCACGGGACATTCCCGGCATAGTGAACGAAACGCTCATCAACGGACGGATCCTTTTCCCTCTGGTTTCCGTCAATCCCGAACGCTCCTATCGGCCGGACATCATCTATGAGAGGGACTCCGGAATGTTGGTCGGAATCGACGAGCATGTCTGCATGGTGGATGTGGCCCGCTGTTTCGCGGACATGGAGGGGGCTTCGGCCGCCAAGTCTCCGGCCGTGGCGGCCGTGATGGTCCGAATTCAGGAGAAAGTCCGCCGAATATCGGGAGGCATCGGGACCAGGGCGGACCTCGAAGCGCTTCGGGCCATTCTCGATGAGCTGAGGCTTGAGGTCAAAGCCGATCCGACGGAGCTGGGAAGCGGGCTCCTGAGCGCCGTTTCGCATTTCCAGGATGAATTCCGCCAACACGTGGAGCAGGGCGGATGCCCGCTGGGGGTATGTTCGAAGCTCACCGAGGAACAGGTGCTGGCGGCAACCGCCGCGACCCAGGCCGAAATGGCGAAGAAGGCGAAGCCGGAGGTTCCGAAAGCGGAGAAGAAGGGACCTGCGCCCGCCGAAGAAAGCCGCCCTGTGGAGGCACCCGGTGGGAAGCGGGAGAAAGTCCCGGCGGCGGCTCCGGCCCCCGAACCCTCGGTTCCGGCGGCGGAATCGGCCACACCTGCAGCTGCGCCCGTTCACGGCGGACCGGTGGCGGCAAGGGTCGAGGCCGCGGTGCCGGTCGCGGCCGAGCGCCCCGCGGAGGCGGAAGTCCCGGCGGTGATGCCGGTCACGACTGCCGTCGAGGAGCATGGCGCCGGGCCCGCGGAGATGCCCGAGGCCGTTCCCGAAGCAGCGGACACCGTGTCCGCCGCGGCGGATCTGGCGCACAGGGAATGCGTGCTGTCCGAGGAAATGCCCGAAGCTTCCGCTCAGGCCGAAGCGATGGGGATCGAGACTCCTCCTTCCTGCCAGGTACCGCCGGTGGAGGAAGCTGCGGCGATTCCCGATGTGCCGCGGGGCGAAGTCGAAAAACAGCCCCTGGCGCCGAAAAAAGAGAAGAAAAAGTCCGGCAGGAAGAAAAAAGACGCTTCTTCGAAAGGCAAGAGCTCCAAGAAGAAGAAATAG
- a CDS encoding peptidase U32 family protein, producing MSAKSPPELLAPAGSLEKCRIAFLYGADAVYLGGKAFSLRAYARNLHDEELAAAVFLAHRSNRKVYVAVNVFARDSDLDRLPPFLEYLEGIRVDGLIVSDPGVLVLARRHAPGTPVHLSTQANTMNSMSARFWQEQGIRRVNLARELTFQEIAEIRLRTSLELEMFVHGAMCVSYSGRCLLSAFLSGRSANRGLCSQPCRWSYRLVEEHRPGQYLPIHEDDSGTFIFNSKDLCLIDELGDLTAMGIDAFKIEGRMKGALYLASVVRAYRQALDTCRTAPEIRGAGASRRLDLDRVSHRPYSKGLLFGDSAGPDGNIHATADYEQTHTLAGLVRLDPRDAGADEFDAPLMSGRVCVEVRSRLVPGMDLDFLFPDGTTETLRLSDFEDLGGNRLECAHPNTRIRIPVHFPTFPLQVIRTSLGTQSRSHEK from the coding sequence ATGTCGGCGAAGAGCCCTCCCGAGTTGCTCGCTCCGGCCGGCAGCCTGGAAAAATGCCGCATTGCATTCCTCTACGGCGCCGATGCCGTCTATCTTGGAGGCAAGGCGTTCAGTCTCAGGGCCTATGCCCGCAATCTGCACGACGAGGAGCTGGCCGCAGCGGTCTTTCTCGCCCACCGCTCGAACCGGAAAGTGTACGTTGCGGTGAACGTCTTCGCGCGCGACTCGGATCTCGACCGGTTGCCGCCCTTTCTCGAGTACCTCGAGGGCATCCGGGTCGACGGCCTGATCGTGAGCGACCCCGGGGTTCTGGTCCTGGCCCGCAGGCACGCGCCCGGCACACCCGTTCACCTCAGCACCCAGGCCAACACGATGAACTCGATGAGCGCGCGGTTCTGGCAGGAACAGGGGATCAGGAGGGTGAATCTTGCCCGCGAGCTGACTTTTCAGGAAATAGCGGAAATCCGGCTGCGAACCTCTCTTGAGCTCGAGATGTTCGTCCACGGCGCCATGTGCGTGTCCTATTCGGGGAGATGCCTGCTGAGCGCCTTTCTGTCCGGCCGCAGTGCCAACCGGGGCCTGTGTTCGCAACCCTGTCGCTGGTCCTACCGGCTGGTCGAGGAACACAGACCCGGCCAGTACCTGCCCATCCATGAAGACGACTCCGGAACCTTTATTTTCAACTCCAAGGATCTGTGCCTGATCGACGAACTGGGGGACTTGACGGCAATGGGAATCGACGCCTTCAAGATCGAAGGGCGGATGAAAGGGGCGCTCTACCTGGCAAGCGTGGTGCGCGCCTACCGCCAGGCGCTCGACACCTGCCGCACCGCCCCCGAAATACGCGGGGCCGGCGCGAGCCGGCGCCTGGACCTGGACCGGGTAAGCCATCGCCCGTATTCGAAAGGGCTTCTATTCGGGGATTCCGCGGGACCGGACGGGAATATCCACGCGACCGCCGACTACGAGCAGACGCACACACTGGCCGGCCTGGTCCGGCTCGACCCTCGCGACGCGGGCGCTGACGAATTCGACGCGCCCCTCATGAGCGGCCGGGTGTGCGTCGAGGTCAGGAGCAGGCTCGTCCCCGGCATGGACCTGGATTTTCTCTTTCCGGACGGAACCACGGAGACGCTTCGATTGAGCGATTTCGAGGACCTTGGAGGCAACCGCCTGGAATGCGCCCACCCGAACACCCGGATTCGAATCCCGGTCCACTTCCCCACGTTTCCGCTGCAGGTCATTCGCACGTCCCTGGGCACTCAGTCCAGGTCACATGAAAAATAG
- the dprA gene encoding DNA-processing protein DprA, which yields MDTPHGASSGESDRIAWLALRLVPDLGNRSVLRLINRFGSPRAVLDAEPKELATVEGLRGKAISALQRKEFLRHPETEWETLQRKGVKLLALNDPEYPSNLSAIPDPPAVLFVRGELQPRDLVAVAVVGSRAASPMGMIFTEKLSGELALNGVTIVSGFAVGIDSAAHRGAIKAGGRTIAVLGCGLDIDYPYGQGGLRDEIAASGALVTEFPLGTPPVAGHFPQRNRIISGLSLGVVVVEAAHRSGSLITARLALEQGREVFAVPGMAHHYRSVGPHRLLREGAKLVEGAEDVLEELRPLIRRSAAPPGEPDERETPVSGLEPDELQALRELDGNPRHIDEIARSTQWPVGKVMAVLSNLELKGVARQLPGKYFVHTWKQTCRKSK from the coding sequence ATGGACACGCCGCATGGAGCATCTTCCGGTGAGAGTGACAGGATTGCCTGGTTGGCGTTGAGGCTCGTTCCCGACCTGGGGAATCGCTCCGTGTTGCGGCTGATCAATCGTTTCGGGTCTCCGCGGGCGGTGCTCGACGCGGAGCCGAAGGAGCTCGCAACGGTGGAGGGGCTGCGGGGAAAGGCGATTTCAGCCCTGCAAAGGAAGGAGTTTCTTCGCCATCCGGAAACCGAATGGGAGACGCTACAACGGAAAGGCGTCAAGCTTCTGGCTCTGAACGATCCGGAGTACCCGTCCAATCTTTCGGCCATTCCCGATCCGCCTGCCGTGTTGTTCGTGCGGGGGGAGCTCCAACCGAGGGACCTGGTTGCGGTTGCCGTGGTGGGTTCGAGGGCGGCATCCCCCATGGGAATGATCTTCACGGAGAAACTGAGCGGTGAGCTTGCCCTCAATGGCGTGACGATTGTGAGCGGGTTCGCCGTCGGCATCGACAGCGCGGCCCATCGCGGGGCGATCAAGGCCGGGGGCCGCACCATCGCCGTGTTGGGGTGCGGGCTCGACATCGATTATCCATACGGGCAGGGCGGCCTGCGGGACGAGATTGCGGCGTCCGGGGCGCTCGTCACCGAATTCCCGCTGGGGACTCCTCCGGTCGCCGGGCACTTTCCCCAGCGAAATCGGATCATCAGCGGCCTGTCACTGGGAGTGGTGGTCGTCGAAGCGGCGCATCGGAGCGGATCGCTCATCACGGCGAGGCTGGCCCTGGAGCAGGGAAGAGAGGTTTTTGCGGTTCCGGGAATGGCCCATCATTATCGGAGTGTCGGACCTCACCGGCTGCTCAGAGAGGGAGCGAAGCTGGTGGAAGGCGCCGAAGACGTATTGGAGGAGTTGCGCCCGTTGATTCGACGGAGCGCTGCACCGCCCGGCGAGCCCGATGAACGGGAAACGCCGGTATCCGGGTTGGAGCCGGACGAGCTTCAGGCTCTTCGGGAGCTGGACGGGAATCCGAGGCATATCGACGAGATTGCCCGTTCGACGCAATGGCCGGTCGGAAAAGTCATGGCCGTGTTGTCGAATCTTGAGCTCAAAGGGGTTGCGCGGCAACTGCCCGGGAAATATTTTGTTCATACTTGGAAACAGACTTGCCGAAAGAGTAAGTGA
- the topA gene encoding type I DNA topoisomerase — MSKSLLIVESPTKAKTLGRYLGKDFIVKASVGHVKDLPKNRLGINLEKDFQPEYQVIRGKKKVISELHEAAAKSGAIFLGPDPDREGEAIAWHIAEEIGATDKPVYRVLFYELTRKAIQEALAKPDRLNRELYEAQQARRILDRLVGYMISPILWQKVKRGLSAGRVQSVALRLICAREKEIRDFDSREYWTITALLGTQASADAPAKSASRRFKAELFRCGKKKCTISTGEEARELVDRLRPLDYRVSKVERRKKKRHPAPPFITSTLQQEAARKLHFSARQTMNVAQRLYEGLELGKEGAVGLITYMRTDSTRLSADAVQAVRDYIAGHWDKAYLPAKPAAYKSKAGAQGAHEAIRPTDVNRTPETVAGFLTKEQLKLYTLIWKRFTACQMAPAVLDQTSVDIAAGDYVLRASGSIVEFPGFMTLYVEGRENGDEDSETEGLLPELKEGEVLRLEDLKADQHFTQPPPRYTEASLIKELEDLGIGRPSTYATILSTILDREYAVVRKKSLFPSELGWLIDGLMVENFPSVVDVDFTAKMEKSLDEIEQGQHPYRNLLAEFYEQFSKTLESARTNMVNLKAVGRRTDLQCPQCGLPLHIRWSRNGPFLACSGYPDCRFSSDYRRDEKGNIEPVAEESTGETCEKCGRPMILKKGRFGNFLACSGYPACKNTKAPGTGIPCPREGCSGELVERVSRGGRHFFGCSRYPECKTAFSGRPVPGKCPSCGTGPLIEKGGKGGSVKRVCVNPSCKYVETVPAAADRKAAKD; from the coding sequence ATGTCTAAGTCATTATTGATTGTCGAATCCCCGACAAAAGCGAAGACACTTGGGAGATACCTTGGAAAAGATTTCATTGTAAAAGCCTCTGTGGGGCATGTGAAGGATCTTCCCAAGAACAGGCTCGGAATCAATCTGGAAAAGGATTTCCAGCCGGAATACCAGGTAATACGCGGCAAGAAGAAGGTCATCAGCGAACTGCACGAGGCCGCCGCAAAGTCGGGAGCGATCTTTCTCGGTCCGGACCCCGACCGCGAGGGTGAGGCCATTGCGTGGCATATCGCGGAAGAAATCGGTGCCACGGACAAGCCCGTATACCGGGTGCTTTTCTACGAGCTGACCCGGAAAGCGATACAGGAAGCTCTTGCCAAGCCCGACAGGCTGAACCGGGAGCTCTACGAAGCCCAGCAGGCCAGGCGCATTCTGGACCGCCTGGTAGGATATATGATTTCCCCGATCCTGTGGCAGAAAGTGAAGCGAGGGTTGAGCGCCGGGAGGGTGCAGTCGGTGGCCCTTCGGTTGATCTGCGCGCGGGAAAAGGAGATCCGGGATTTCGATTCCAGGGAGTACTGGACCATAACCGCTTTGCTGGGGACGCAGGCATCGGCCGATGCGCCCGCGAAGAGCGCGTCCCGGCGGTTCAAGGCGGAGCTGTTCCGTTGCGGGAAGAAGAAATGCACGATTTCCACGGGAGAGGAAGCCCGCGAGCTGGTAGACCGGCTGCGGCCGCTCGACTATCGGGTGAGCAAGGTCGAACGCAGGAAGAAGAAACGCCATCCGGCGCCTCCCTTCATCACCAGCACGCTGCAGCAGGAGGCGGCCAGGAAGCTGCATTTCTCTGCCAGGCAGACCATGAATGTGGCCCAGCGGCTCTACGAGGGGCTCGAACTGGGAAAGGAAGGGGCCGTCGGCCTGATCACGTACATGCGTACCGACTCGACACGGCTGTCCGCGGATGCCGTTCAGGCGGTCCGGGACTACATCGCCGGACATTGGGACAAGGCCTATCTGCCGGCCAAGCCCGCCGCGTACAAGAGCAAAGCGGGCGCCCAGGGAGCGCACGAGGCGATCCGGCCCACGGACGTGAATCGGACCCCGGAAACCGTTGCGGGCTTTCTGACAAAAGAGCAGCTCAAGCTCTATACGCTCATCTGGAAACGTTTCACGGCATGCCAGATGGCGCCTGCCGTTCTCGACCAGACCTCGGTGGATATCGCGGCCGGGGACTACGTCTTGCGTGCGTCCGGCTCGATCGTCGAGTTTCCGGGTTTCATGACGCTGTATGTCGAGGGTCGGGAGAACGGGGATGAGGATTCGGAGACCGAGGGGCTGCTGCCCGAGCTGAAGGAAGGGGAGGTCCTGAGGCTGGAAGACCTGAAGGCAGATCAGCATTTCACCCAGCCTCCGCCGCGGTATACCGAAGCCTCCCTGATCAAGGAGCTCGAAGATCTCGGCATCGGGCGGCCCAGCACTTATGCCACGATCCTTTCGACGATCCTGGATCGGGAATATGCCGTGGTCCGTAAGAAGAGCCTCTTCCCCAGCGAATTGGGATGGCTGATCGACGGCCTGATGGTGGAAAACTTCCCCAGCGTGGTGGACGTCGATTTTACCGCCAAAATGGAAAAAAGCCTGGACGAAATCGAACAGGGGCAGCACCCTTATCGCAACCTTTTGGCGGAATTTTACGAGCAGTTTTCGAAGACGCTCGAATCCGCGCGGACCAACATGGTGAACCTCAAGGCGGTCGGACGCCGGACCGATCTCCAGTGCCCGCAGTGCGGCCTGCCGCTGCACATCCGGTGGAGTCGCAACGGGCCGTTCCTGGCCTGCAGCGGCTATCCGGACTGCCGGTTCTCGTCGGACTACAGGCGGGATGAAAAGGGAAACATCGAGCCGGTGGCCGAGGAATCCACCGGCGAGACGTGTGAGAAGTGCGGGCGACCGATGATCCTGAAGAAGGGGCGTTTCGGGAACTTCCTGGCTTGCAGCGGCTATCCGGCGTGCAAGAACACCAAGGCGCCCGGTACGGGAATCCCGTGTCCGCGCGAAGGATGTTCGGGGGAGTTGGTGGAACGGGTCAGCAGAGGCGGCCGGCATTTCTTCGGCTGCAGCAGATATCCGGAATGCAAGACGGCCTTTTCGGGGCGGCCGGTCCCGGGGAAATGCCCTTCATGCGGCACCGGGCCGTTGATTGAAAAGGGGGGCAAGGGAGGGAGTGTGAAGCGGGTCTGCGTCAATCCGTCCTGCAAGTATGTGGAAACCGTTCCCGCCGCGGCGGACCGGAAGGCCGCAAAGGATTGA
- a CDS encoding prepilin peptidase yields MPVVLPMTIQQVLVFVVGCCLGSFFNVVIHRLPAGESLVHPGSRCPGCRREIAFYDNIPLLSYVLLRGKCRHCGKPIGLRYPFVEALTGLFAVLLFRRYGWHAQFGIEFFFISLLIVITYIDLDTFKIFDLFSLGGLVAGFGFSFISIQVTWEESLVGIILGGGLFFLIEKGYQWIRHDEGLGRGDVYLLAMIGAYVGWAGVVFTILVASVIGAAVGMIAMRRANEGLKTAIPFGPFLSLGAIGYIFFGHSFYAWYLGDLLGI; encoded by the coding sequence ATGCCCGTTGTCCTTCCGATGACCATTCAACAGGTGCTGGTGTTTGTCGTCGGGTGTTGCCTGGGGAGCTTCTTCAACGTGGTGATCCACCGCCTCCCGGCCGGCGAATCCCTCGTGCACCCCGGATCGCGCTGTCCGGGCTGCCGTCGGGAAATTGCGTTCTACGACAACATCCCGCTGTTGAGTTATGTGTTGTTGCGGGGGAAGTGCCGGCACTGCGGCAAGCCGATCGGCTTGCGCTACCCGTTCGTGGAAGCCTTGACCGGTTTGTTCGCGGTGTTGCTGTTCCGACGGTACGGCTGGCACGCGCAGTTCGGAATCGAGTTCTTCTTCATCTCGCTGTTGATCGTCATCACGTACATCGATCTGGACACGTTCAAGATTTTTGACTTGTTCTCCCTGGGAGGATTGGTCGCCGGATTCGGCTTCTCGTTCATTTCGATCCAGGTCACGTGGGAGGAGTCGCTCGTCGGCATCATTCTCGGCGGGGGGCTGTTCTTTCTCATCGAGAAGGGATATCAGTGGATACGGCACGACGAGGGACTGGGCCGGGGTGACGTCTACCTGCTGGCCATGATCGGCGCTTACGTCGGCTGGGCCGGGGTGGTGTTCACCATCCTGGTGGCTTCGGTGATCGGGGCCGCGGTCGGCATGATCGCCATGCGCCGCGCCAATGAGGGGCTCAAGACGGCCATTCCGTTCGGACCTTTTCTCTCGCTCGGAGCGATCGGCTACATATTTTTCGGCCACAGCTTTTACGCCTGGTATCTGGGAGACCTTCTCGGAATTTAG
- a CDS encoding 16S rRNA (uracil(1498)-N(3))-methyltransferase — protein sequence MTRKRFFVERAVPGEGTIDLGVDAAHHIEHVLRLRAGEEVELIDGVGGGWLGAIVEAGTGTVRVRITGRLGPPAESSLNLSLALAFSRADRMDLVLRQATEIGVNRFIAFRSRRSQYALTGRAAGKRLERWQRIAREAVCQCGRLNVPEMVILSDVRELLAKIEQRERSGNLLRILAFERGNGKGIVDLHRAFPQCTEVMVAVGPEGGWSSEEAELLTRNGFHAVHLGPRILRLETAAAIVLSSVQLLWGDLGA from the coding sequence ATGACTCGAAAACGCTTCTTTGTGGAAAGGGCCGTTCCCGGCGAAGGAACGATTGATCTCGGCGTTGACGCCGCGCACCATATCGAACATGTGCTCCGTCTCAGAGCCGGAGAAGAAGTGGAGCTGATCGACGGGGTTGGTGGCGGCTGGCTGGGCGCAATCGTGGAAGCGGGAACGGGAACGGTGCGGGTGAGGATTACCGGCAGGCTCGGTCCGCCCGCCGAATCTTCGCTCAATCTTTCACTGGCGTTGGCTTTTTCCCGTGCCGACCGGATGGACCTGGTTCTGAGGCAGGCTACGGAAATCGGTGTGAACCGGTTCATCGCTTTCAGATCGCGGAGAAGCCAGTACGCTCTGACGGGCAGGGCGGCGGGAAAGAGGCTGGAACGCTGGCAGAGGATCGCGCGCGAGGCGGTCTGCCAGTGCGGTAGACTGAACGTGCCCGAGATGGTCATTCTCTCGGACGTTCGGGAATTGCTCGCGAAGATCGAACAGAGGGAGCGTTCCGGAAACCTGCTGCGGATTCTCGCCTTCGAGAGAGGGAACGGCAAGGGCATCGTGGATTTGCATCGCGCATTTCCGCAGTGCACGGAGGTGATGGTTGCGGTCGGGCCGGAAGGGGGATGGAGCTCCGAAGAGGCGGAGCTGCTGACCCGCAATGGTTTTCATGCGGTCCATCTGGGGCCGAGGATTCTACGTCTGGAGACGGCGGCGGCCATTGTGTTGTCGTCGGTCCAACTGTTGTGGGGCGATTTGGGTGCATGA
- a CDS encoding DUF6088 family protein codes for MDSVDSKIRNRIRRCGKGCVVTPRDFLDLGSRKAVDVALHRLVNEGSLRRLSRGLYDNPRVDPDLGTLSPTIDSVVNALKGRDKIRLQPSGGYAANLLGLSEQVPTKIVFLTDGPKRQVRLGKQLIILKQTTPRTMATAGRVSGLVIQALRQLGQRRVDASVVKRLRDQLSTQDKKQLLRDLRYAPAWIADKMRLIAQ; via the coding sequence GTGGACAGCGTCGACTCCAAAATACGTAATAGGATAAGACGGTGTGGAAAAGGCTGCGTCGTGACCCCACGGGATTTTCTTGATTTGGGGAGCCGCAAAGCAGTCGATGTGGCTTTACACCGCTTAGTGAATGAGGGATCTCTGCGCAGATTGTCTCGTGGACTCTACGACAATCCACGAGTCGATCCCGATCTTGGCACACTTTCACCTACGATTGACTCGGTAGTAAATGCCCTGAAAGGCCGTGACAAGATTCGTCTGCAACCATCCGGCGGTTATGCTGCAAATCTTTTGGGATTGTCCGAGCAGGTACCTACAAAGATCGTTTTCCTCACAGATGGGCCTAAACGTCAAGTTCGGCTCGGTAAGCAGTTGATAATTCTCAAACAGACAACCCCTCGAACCATGGCGACTGCTGGCCGGGTTAGCGGATTAGTGATACAGGCGCTTCGTCAACTCGGTCAACGCCGAGTTGACGCTTCAGTTGTGAAACGATTGCGAGACCAGCTTTCTACCCAAGATAAAAAACAACTCCTTCGTGATCTTCGATATGCACCGGCTTGGATCGCTGACAAAATGCGTTTGATTGCCCAATGA
- a CDS encoding nucleotidyl transferase AbiEii/AbiGii toxin family protein, whose product MERFYGISAEKQRKFCEEAKSIVGYPPITIEKDFWVCFILRELFGLQNWGQHLAFKGGTSLSKGWQLISRFSEDVDVVIRRGFLGFPDDHLGSKRREKLRKECGRRIQEDLKPTFESRLREVLPDDLEWSLTLEDAIGDPDRSMFFQYPTIFKTEISYLKRIVKVELGARSETEPIEDRPIQSYLAEAFPNIFGNSTFFIRTVTARRTFWEKAMLLHEETFRPTDKPRKGRLSRHYYDLWCMINKSIGKEALADVELFDRVAQHRKIFFRQSWVNYETLKKGSLRLVPPPEQMAEWRKDYEAMREDMFFDDPPPFDQLLEVILAFEEEFNR is encoded by the coding sequence ATGGAAAGATTCTACGGAATTTCGGCTGAGAAACAACGAAAGTTCTGTGAAGAGGCAAAGAGTATAGTTGGCTATCCACCGATCACTATCGAAAAGGATTTTTGGGTTTGTTTCATCCTGCGGGAACTCTTTGGTCTGCAGAATTGGGGTCAGCATCTGGCATTCAAGGGGGGCACTTCTCTTTCCAAAGGATGGCAGCTAATTTCAAGGTTCTCCGAAGATGTTGATGTGGTCATAAGACGGGGATTCCTTGGTTTTCCTGATGATCATCTCGGCAGTAAACGCCGGGAAAAACTCCGAAAGGAATGCGGTAGGCGCATACAGGAAGATTTGAAGCCGACGTTTGAATCTCGATTAAGAGAAGTGCTCCCTGATGATCTGGAATGGTCTCTCACATTGGAGGATGCAATTGGAGATCCTGATCGAAGCATGTTTTTTCAGTATCCGACTATTTTCAAAACCGAAATCAGTTACTTAAAACGCATTGTCAAAGTTGAACTGGGTGCTCGGTCTGAAACCGAACCGATTGAAGATCGCCCCATACAATCCTACTTAGCCGAGGCATTTCCTAATATTTTCGGGAACAGCACATTTTTTATCAGGACAGTTACTGCACGTCGGACATTTTGGGAAAAAGCGATGCTCTTGCATGAGGAGACCTTTCGACCCACAGACAAGCCAAGAAAGGGCAGACTGTCACGCCATTACTACGACCTGTGGTGCATGATAAACAAAAGCATTGGGAAAGAAGCTCTGGCCGATGTGGAACTATTTGATCGTGTTGCTCAGCACCGAAAAATTTTTTTTAGGCAGAGTTGGGTAAACTATGAAACCCTCAAAAAAGGGAGCCTGCGATTGGTGCCTCCGCCGGAGCAAATGGCTGAGTGGCGAAAGGATTATGAGGCAATGCGGGAGGACATGTTCTTTGATGATCCACCTCCCTTTGACCAATTATTGGAAGTTATCCTAGCTTTTGAAGAGGAATTCAACCGATAA